The Megasphaera elsdenii DSM 20460 genome includes the window TTTTTGTAGGTGCGCCCGGCATGGGCGCACTCTAATGGGTGAAAGTCCCTAAGCCGCCCGGTAGCGGGAAGGCTATAGCCAGAACCAAGGGTGTCCATCGTGAGATGGAATCTGAAGGAAGGTCGAGGCAAATCTCTGGTCTGACGAACAGAAATCACATAAGGCTAGTCATGGGGATAAGGCCGCCTAACAGGTTGAAGTCCCATAGCTACACGGAACCATGAATAGTAGATGTGGCAGACACATGGAGAGAAAGAGTGCGTTCTTACCCGGGGAGGCCTCATGGACATGATGGTGCCATATAGATTGGACATCATGGTTGAAATAAGATTTATCATGAGGAGTCAGCCGAGGCCATAGTACCTTATGGGCTATAGACCATGAGGAAAGGGCCGAATCCTAGGAGATGTTAGTTAATGAAAGTAACCAATCATGGAATGAAAGACAGAAAACTTCATCAAGAAGGCTGTCCACAAAAAGAGGTTGCGGAACAACCGGGATATGTGGAAGCGTCTGCCCATGCGAGGATTGCTGAACACAACGACATCATTGCAAGCTTGCCAGCGGACAGTCTGTTGAAGCAGATTTTATCACGAGACAACTTAAATGGTGCCTATAAGAAGGTAAAGTCTAATCGAGGAACCGGCGGGGTCGACAGGATGAGTGTAGATGAACTTCTACCCTACCTGCGGGAACATCGCCTGGACCTCCTTCAGCAAATACGGAATGGGAAATATAAGCCCCAGCCAGTCCGTCGGGTTGAAATACCCAAAGAGGAAAAAGGGAAATTCCGGAAATTAGGAATCCCTACGGTCGTAGACCGCATGATACAACAGGCGATTACGCAGGTTCTTGTGCCTATCTACGAGCCACAGTTTTCAGATAGCAGTTTCGGGTTCCGTCCCAAACGGGGCGCCCACGATGCGTTGAAACAATGCCAGGCCTATGCAGATGAGGGCTATGTCTACGTCGTAGACATGGACTTGGAGAAATTTTTCGACAATGTCTGCCAAAGCAAATTGATAGAAGTTCTGTCAAGGAGCGTAAAAGACGGCCGGGTCATCTCGCTGATACACCAATATCTCCATGCTGGTGTTATCCGGCATGGGATGTTCGAACGAAGTGAACAGGGGGTTCCCCAAGGAGGGCCATTGAGTCCGCTCTTGAGTAACATCATGCTGAATGAGCTGGATAAGGAGCTGGAACGGCGCGGACATAAATTTGTCCGCTATGCAGATGACTGCATGATACTCTGCAAAAGCAGAAGAAGTGCCGAAAGGACCTTGGAAAGCATCACTCGATATATTGAGAAGAAATTATTTCTCAAGGTGAATCGAAATAAGACGCACGTAGCCCACATCCGCTATGTTAAATATCTGGGATATGGCTTCTACCAAAAGAATGGAAAATGCCGACTCCGGGTGCATCCGAAATCCATTACTAAGATGAAAGACCGTTTGCGGTTTATATTGAAACGAAGCAATGGAAAAGGAAACGAAGTGAGAGCCCTTCTATTGAAACGATTCATAAAGGGATGGGTGAATTACTTTAAACTAGCGAATATGAAGGAACTGCTAATTCAAATTGACAGATGGATTCGACGCAAAATACGAACCATATACTGGAAACAATGGAAGAAGGTACGGACGAAACACCGGATGATAAGCCAATACGGCGCGCCCAAGTGGGTAGTGTTGGAAATGGCTAACTGCCGAAAAGGTCCGTGGCGAGCAGCGGCAATGCTGAACTCAGTTCTTACGAATAAAGAAATAGCCCGCCTTGGCTACATAACCATGACGAGCTATTACAAGCAAGTATGCGAAAACTAGGAAACCGCCGTGTACCGAACGGTACGCACGGTGGTGTGAGAGGTCGGGATTTCTACTCAGAAATCCCTCCTACTCGATCTAGCAGTTACAAACTCCATACTACAAACTATGAAGTAAAAGACAAGCATTCATTTCCATCGCTTGCGATACCGTAGGGGACGCCCAAAGGGCGTCCCGCTGTGAATCGTGGGTATGACCATTCTGGGATATGGGGCTTTTTTTCACGCATCACCCGTCATGCATTACGTGTGCACCATCGTTTCAGGCGGGCCGCCTTACCAGGTCGGCCCCTACGAATCCAGGGAACCCGGGTCGGATAGGAAGCCGCTTATTCCCCACAAGCCACGAGCCACATCTTGTTATCTTCTCCTGGATACCGTATAATAGAAATATTAACGAAAGGAGAATTCTATGTTCGATTTTAATATACTTTCTATTATCGCCGGCCTTCCGGGCCTGCTCATTGCCATGGTCGTCCATGAATACGCTCATGCCCAGGTAGCGGACTGGATGGGCGATGATACGCCGCGTATGACTGGGCGGCTGACGTTGAATCCCGTTGCCCATATCGATCCGGTCGGGTTAATTATGCTCCTCGTGGCGCAGTTCGGCTGGGCCAAGCCGGTCATGATCAATCCGGGGAACTTTCGCAACTGGCGGAAAGGGGAAATCTGTGTATCCCTGGCCGGGCCCATGTCCAATCTCCTCATGGCCTTCCTGGCCCTGGTCGTCGAAGTCATTTTCGTCAAGGCCCATCTCTTTACGACGACAGCCCTGCCCATGGTCCTTCACCTCATTGTCTTGTACAATGTCAACTTTGCCATTTTCAACATGATTCCCTTGCCGCCCCTCGACGGTTCGCGGGTCCTCATGTGCTTTTTGCCGACGTCGTGGAATTATAAGCTGGCCAGCCTGGAACGCTACAGCTTCCTCATCCTCATCGCCTTGATGATGACGCCGTTCTTCACGTATATCCTCATTCCCTTGCAGCGCCTGGTCTTCGCGCTGTTCAGCTTGATCCTGGCACCGTTTTTATAAAGGAGGCGCGTTTCTATGATGTACAAAAAAGTAATGGCTTCGGCCTTGTTGTGGGCAGCCTTAACGGCTTCGGCCGGTGCTTTTGATTATAATCAGTCTGTCGATGAAATCGCGGAAAGCCCGCTTACGGCCTATCAGACAGTCTATCTCGGCATGCCCCGGGCCGATTTCGATGCCAATTTCTCCATCCTGCCGGACTGGACGTTTTACGGCAGCTCCGTGTCCTTTACGGAACGGGCCGAACGGACGTCGGTCGTCAAGAACGTATCGGTCACGGAAGGCATTGAAATCTTTTCGGCCGACACGTCGGCCAAGGGCAAGGTCCTGGCTTTCGACAATTACTTCAAGACGACCGACAAGGCGACGGCCAAGAGTATTTATTCCCGCCTGGTCGCCACGATTTATTCCAATATGGAAAATTTCCCGGTCAAACAGACCAGCAAAGAAGTGGAATGGACCCAGGATGACGTATCGATTACCGTCGCTTTTGACGGCCAAAAGGACAGCGACGGGAACTATATCGTCTATATCCGGCGCTACAACAACAAGATATTGAAGTAACCTCTTTATTGACAACCATATTGACAACGAACATAAGACCGTATATAATGAGAATGTAAACAATTTTACCTTTTGACTTTTAGCTTCTTGATAAGGAGTTGATTTTATGAATCGCGTAAAAACGGTATTCCTCATGACGGCCCTGGCCGGTATCCTCATGGCCATCGGCGGCCTTATCGGCGGACGCAGCGGCGTCATGGTCATGTTCCTCATCGCTACGGGCATGAACTTCATTTCCTACTGGTTCAGTGATTCCATGGTCCTTAAAGCCTATCGGGCGCAGGAAGTTGGGGAAGACCATTACCTGTACCGTATCGTTGCCGACCTGGCTCAGCGGGCGGAACTGCCCATGCCGAAAGTTTACATCATCCCGACGGAGGTACCCAATGCCTTTGCTACGGGCCGAAGCCCCTCCCATGCCGCCGTTGCGGCAACTGCCGGAATTTTGGATCTTCTCGACGAAGATGAAATCCGCGGCGTCCTGGCCCATGAAATGAGCCATATCCTGCATCGGGATATCCTCATCAGTACCATCGTCGCCACGTTTGCCAGTGCCATCGGCATGATCGCCAACATTGCCCAGTGGGCCGCCATCTTCGGCGGCGGCCGCGATGATGATGGCGACGGCAATCCCATCGCCCTCTTGGTGACGGCTATCGTCGCGCCCCTGGCCGCTTCTATCATCCAGCTCGGCATCTCCCGGACAAGGGAATACATGGCCGATGAAGAAGGGGGACGCATGATCGATGACCCCATCGCCCTGGCCCGGGCCTTAGCGAAAATCGACAACTACGCCCATCATTACGCCCTGCCCGGCGCGACCAAGGCGACGGCCCACATGTGCATCATCAATCCCTTCGCCGGTGCCGGCAGTGCCATTGCCAACCTGTTCAGCACCCATCCGCCGACAGAACAGCGCATCGAACGCTTGGAAGAACTGGACAAAGAATTACATGATTAATGTTTTACCGTAGGGGCCGTCCTAAAAGGCGGCCCGCCTGCTTCCTTTATCATGGCGAGTCGCCCTTGGGGCGCCCCCTACAGAAAAAAGGCTTGTCGCACATGCGACAAGCCTTTTTCTATTGCATTTTCCGTCAGACAAGATATAATAAAACCATTGCAATAGAAATGAAACAGGTGAGGGGGAAGCTGGTTGGCACAGTACATCATGCTGCAAGGGACGAGTTCTCATGTCGGCAAGAGCATCATTACGACGGCGTTGTGCCGTATTTTCTTACAAGACGGGAAGAAAGTCGTGCCTTTCAAGGCTCAGAATATGGCCCTAAATTCGTATGTCACTGCCGATGGCCGGGAAATGGGCCGGGCCCAGGTCGCCCAGGCGGAGGCTGCGGGATTGCTGCCCATGGTGGCCATGAATCCCGTTCTCTTGAAGCCCACAGGAAATGCCTGCTCGCAGGTCATCATCGACGGCCGCTCCGTCGGCAATATGTCGGCCCGGGACTACCACAAAGGCTATTCGCTCAAGGCCTTCGATGCCGTCAAGCGCGCTCTGGCTGAACTGGATAAGGCTTACGATACTTTGGTCATCGAAGGCGCCGGCAGTCCGGCAGAAATCAATTTGAAAGATCACGATATCGTCAATATGCGCGTCGCCAAATACCTAGGCGCACCGGTGCTCTTAGTGGCCGATATCGACCGCGGCGGTTCGCTGGCCGCCCTGGTCGGCACGCTGGAGCTGCTCGACCCGGACGAACGGGACCTGGTCAAAGGCCTGGTCATCAATAAATTCCGCGGCGACGTATCGCTATTTACGCCGGCCATTGACTTTTTAGAGAAAAAGACAGGCAAGCCCGTCTTGGGCGTAGTCCCTTATGTCGACGACCTGGGCATCGACGAAGAAGATTCCGTGTCCCTCGACGATCAGGAACAGCGGCCGGCAGCCGATAAGGTATCCATCGCCGTCGTCCAGGTCCCGAAGATTTCCAATTTCACCGATTTTGACAGCCTGGCCCGGGAAGACGACGTCGCCTTGTACTACGCCCGCCATCCCAGCGACCTGGCCGGTGCCGATGCGGTCATCCTGCCGGGCAGCAAGAACACGACGGAAGATTTGCTCTTCCTCCGCGAAAACGGCTGGCCCCAGGCCCTGTACGATTTCATGGCGCAGAAAAAGCCGGTCATCGGCATCTGCGGCGGCTACCAGATGATGGGAGAAGCCGTCTGTGACCCGGAACGGACTGAATCCGATATAGGCCGCGTCGAAGGCCTGCATCTCCTGGGCGTGACGACGACCTTTGTATCCCGGAAATTGACGTCCCAAGTGACAGCCGACTGCCGGGAACTGCCCTTTTTAGGAGAAACGCTGTCGATTCCCGACTTATCCGGCTACGAAATCCACATGGGCCGGACAGAAAGCGGCGGGGACGACGTCTATCCCTTTATCGTCACCGGCCGCGCTGGCCAGCCCTGCCAAAGCCCGGCCGGCGCAGCCCGGAAAGACGGCCTGGCCTGGGGCACGTACATCCACGGCCTCTTTGACAACGACGAGTTCCGCCGTCAGTTCCTCAATGGCCTGCGGAAGCAGAAGGGCTGGGATGCCCTGCCGGTGACACGGCATTACCGGCAGGAAAAAGAAGCGAAATACGACCGCCTGGCCCGGATTGTCCGCCAGTCCCTGGATATGAAGCGCCTGCGGCAGATTATGGAAGAAGGAATACAATGATTACTGTACTGACCGCTTTTATCGTAGATTTCATCATCGGCGACCCCCATACGAAACTTCATCCCGTCGCCCTCATCGGCCGCTGGATCAGCTTGCTCGAACGCTTGTTTTATAATGAAAAATCGACGAAGTGGGAACATTTCATCTTAGGCGGTTTGACCGTCGTCATTACCCTGCTGTTTGTCTATAATATCACGCTGGTCCTGGTCCTGGCCCTGGAATTTTTGCCGAATGAACACTGGAGTTATATCATCCAGGGCGTCCTCCTGTCCTTCATGATCTGCCCGCGCAGCCTGGCTAAGGCCGGCCGCGAAGTCTACCGGTATCTCGTCCGCCATCATCTGCGCATTGCCCAGCTCAAAGTCGGCAAGATCGTCGGCCGCGATACGGATCATCTGGACAGTCCGGAAGTGACGCGGGCGACGGTGGAAACGATTGCTGAAAATACCGTCGACGGCATCGTGTCGCCGCTGTTCTTCTTCGCCATCGGCGGCCTGCCCCTGGCCGTCGTCTATCGTGCGGCGAATACCCTCGATTCCATGATCGGCTATAAGAATGATAAATACATTTATTTCGGCCGCGTCGCAGCCCGCGTCGACGACGTCCTCAACTACATCCCGGCCCGCCTTACGGGACTGCTGTTCATCGCCGTCGCCGCCTGCCTGGGTTATGACGCCAAAGGAGCCTGGCGCATCATGCGCCGCGATGCTTCCAAGCATCCCAGTCCCAATGGCGGCTATGCCGAAGCGACCGTGGCCGGTGCCTTGGGCATCCGTTTGGGCGGGCATAACCGCTATTTTGGCAAGGATACGTTCCGTGAATATATGGGTGATGCCGACCATGAACTGGAGCCGCAGTACATCCGCAAGACGATATATCTCATGTACGGCGTATCCCTGACTGTCGGTGTCCTGACAGCCCTTCTTTCCTTGGGGCTCTACGGCTTATGGAGCTGACTGTCCGCGTCCCCGGTTCGTGTGGGGAAGTGATGCAGGGTATCTGGCAGGATGAGCCCTTCCTGATCACGTGTCCCATCGACCGGTACAGTACGGTCGTCGTCCGTCCCGGCAGGGGACGGCTCCTGGGCGGCGGGGAAAAGGCCCGTCGGGCTTTGGACCTGGGCCGGACATATTGCCGGTGCCAGGACCTTCCGTATGATTTTTTCCTGACGTCGGACCTGCCTCCGGGCAAGGGCATGGCTTCAAGTTCCGCCGATATCTGCGCGGTCCTGGCCGCCGTCGCCGCCGTTTGCCAAAAGTCACTTTCCCAGCAGGACATAGGCCGTCTGGCAGCTTCCATTGAGCCGACAGACGGCGTTTTTTGTCAGGGCATGGCCATGATACAGCCGGAAACAGGGGCTATCTGGCACGTGTTTCCCGAGGTGCCGTTCCTGGCTATTGCCGTCTTCGATGTCGGCGGGACCGTCGATACCGTCGCTTTCCACCGGGTCCATCGGGACCGGATCCGGCCGGTCCAGGCGCCTCTTTTTCTGGGTCTGCAGCTCCTGACGGCTTCCTTGACCGACCGCCACCTGGGGCTGGCGGCTTCTCTCAGTGCCCTGGCCAATCAGCCGTGGCTGCCGAAACCGGATTTTACGGCTTTTCTCCAGGCCGCCCTGGATCATCCTGCCGTAGTCGGCGTCAATGTGGCCCACAGCGGCACCGTCGCCGGCGTCTTCTTTGGTTGTGAAGCTTCTCCGGCATCCCGGGAAGCGGTCATTGACACCCTGTGCCGGCAGTTCCCGCAGTGGTCCTATCGGGAAACGGTTCAGTTGCAGCCGGGCGGTATTTTTACAGAAATCAGGTGACTTCATGATACAGCGATTTGAACATGGCGGCAATGTCTACCAGCCGTCGCCGAAAGGAAAGGCCTGGCTGGATTTCAGTGCCAATATCAATCCCCTGGGCCTGTCGCCGGCTGTGCGCCAGGCGCTGGCGGCCCATCTCGACCAGGTCGTCCACTATCCGGATCCGGCCGGGACTGCCTTGCGCCAGGCCTTGGAACAGGCTTATGGCGTACCAGGTGGATCTATCGTCCTCGGCAATGGCGCTGCCGAGCTTTTTTATCTTTATATGCATACCTTCCGGCCTCAGCGGGTCCTGCTGCCGGTCCCTTCCTTCAGTGAATACGAACGGGCTGCACGGGCTGCCGGGGCCGTCGTCGATTATGGTTATCTGAAGGAGGACGACGGCTTCGCCTTCCCCTGGAAGGAGCTTCGTCAGGCCTGCGGCCAGTCGGACTGCATCGTCCTCGGCAATCCCAACAACCCGACCGGGACCTTGGCTGCGGCCGATGAAATCATGGCCCTGGCTGAAGTCGGCGCCCGCAAGGGGACGGACATCCTCGTCGATGAATCGTTCCTCGATTTCCTCGAATCCGACGAGGCTTATTCGGTCCTTCGCCAGGCCTGGGACAGGGATAACCTCTTTGTCATCCGGTCGCTGACGAAATTTTACGCCCTGCCCGGCCTGCGCCTGGGCTTCGGCGTCACGTCGCCCTTGCGGCGCGGCCTCATGGAAGGCCATAAGGACGTCTGGAATGTCAACGTCCTGGCCCAATATGCCGGCGTCGCCGGACTGAGGGACCGGGCCTATCAGCAGGCTTCGCGCCAACTGGTCCAGCAGGAAAAAGAATGGCTGTACGGTCAGATGAAAAAAATTCCCGGTCTCTGCGTCTATCCGCCGTGCGTCAATTTCATCTTCTGGAAACTGACTGGCGACGGCGCCCGGACGGCTGACCTGGCAGAAGTGCTGAAAGCCCAGGGCTTGCTGATACGCGACTGCGCCAACTATCCCGGCCTGTCGGCAGCTTATGGCCGGACTGCTGTGCGAACACATGAAGAAAATGAAAGATTCGTGGCTCTTTTAGCGGAAAATATTAGATAAGTTCGAGATTTCACGAAAATATTAAAGAAAGATTAAAGGCTCATTAGAATTAGATTAAACTTGCAAAAAAGTCATGATTTTTTTTCTTTTTTATGATAGAATGAAGTCACAAATTAAACTATTTAATTTATTATATTTTCTGTCCTTATGATTTCTTGACAAAATCTAAAATTTTACAAAGATAGGAGGAGTGTCATATGGGAGAAAATAAAGGAAACAGAACGATTGCTATCGGCTTAATGTTGTTCGCACTGTTCTTTGGTGCTGGGAACCTGATTTTCCCGGCTGCCATGGGTCAGGCTGCCGGCTCGAATGTCTGGTGGGCTGTCCTGGGCTTCGTCGTCACCGGTGTCGGCCTGCCCTTGGCCGGGGTCCTGGCCATGGGCTATTCAGGCTGTAAGAACTTGCAGGAACTGGCTGGCCGCGTCCATCCGGCATACGGTCTCTTTTTTACCGTCATCTGTTATCTGACAATCGGACCGTTCTTCGCTATCCCTCGTACGGGCAGTGTATCTTATGAAATCGCCGTCCGTCCGTTCTTGCAGAGCGGTGGCAGTGACATGGTCATGACGGGCTTTTTGATTTTGTTCTTCGTCATTTCCTTCTGGCTGTCTGTATCGCCGCAGAAACTGGTCGACCGCATCGGCAAGATTTTGACGCCGGCCCTGCTGCTGACGATTTTGCTGCTCATTGCCAAATCCTTCATTACGCCCCTCGGCTCGCCGCAAGACCCGACGGCTGCTTATGCGACGGCCAGCATCGCTGCCGTACAGGGCGTCCTCGATGGCTACAACACAATGGATGCGATTGCATCGCTGGTCTT containing:
- the ltrA gene encoding group II intron reverse transcriptase/maturase; the protein is MKDRKLHQEGCPQKEVAEQPGYVEASAHARIAEHNDIIASLPADSLLKQILSRDNLNGAYKKVKSNRGTGGVDRMSVDELLPYLREHRLDLLQQIRNGKYKPQPVRRVEIPKEEKGKFRKLGIPTVVDRMIQQAITQVLVPIYEPQFSDSSFGFRPKRGAHDALKQCQAYADEGYVYVVDMDLEKFFDNVCQSKLIEVLSRSVKDGRVISLIHQYLHAGVIRHGMFERSEQGVPQGGPLSPLLSNIMLNELDKELERRGHKFVRYADDCMILCKSRRSAERTLESITRYIEKKLFLKVNRNKTHVAHIRYVKYLGYGFYQKNGKCRLRVHPKSITKMKDRLRFILKRSNGKGNEVRALLLKRFIKGWVNYFKLANMKELLIQIDRWIRRKIRTIYWKQWKKVRTKHRMISQYGAPKWVVLEMANCRKGPWRAAAMLNSVLTNKEIARLGYITMTSYYKQVCEN
- a CDS encoding site-2 protease family protein, which codes for MFDFNILSIIAGLPGLLIAMVVHEYAHAQVADWMGDDTPRMTGRLTLNPVAHIDPVGLIMLLVAQFGWAKPVMINPGNFRNWRKGEICVSLAGPMSNLLMAFLALVVEVIFVKAHLFTTTALPMVLHLIVLYNVNFAIFNMIPLPPLDGSRVLMCFLPTSWNYKLASLERYSFLILIALMMTPFFTYILIPLQRLVFALFSLILAPFL
- the htpX gene encoding zinc metalloprotease HtpX; the protein is MNRVKTVFLMTALAGILMAIGGLIGGRSGVMVMFLIATGMNFISYWFSDSMVLKAYRAQEVGEDHYLYRIVADLAQRAELPMPKVYIIPTEVPNAFATGRSPSHAAVAATAGILDLLDEDEIRGVLAHEMSHILHRDILISTIVATFASAIGMIANIAQWAAIFGGGRDDDGDGNPIALLVTAIVAPLAASIIQLGISRTREYMADEEGGRMIDDPIALARALAKIDNYAHHYALPGATKATAHMCIINPFAGAGSAIANLFSTHPPTEQRIERLEELDKELHD
- a CDS encoding cobyric acid synthase is translated as MAQYIMLQGTSSHVGKSIITTALCRIFLQDGKKVVPFKAQNMALNSYVTADGREMGRAQVAQAEAAGLLPMVAMNPVLLKPTGNACSQVIIDGRSVGNMSARDYHKGYSLKAFDAVKRALAELDKAYDTLVIEGAGSPAEINLKDHDIVNMRVAKYLGAPVLLVADIDRGGSLAALVGTLELLDPDERDLVKGLVINKFRGDVSLFTPAIDFLEKKTGKPVLGVVPYVDDLGIDEEDSVSLDDQEQRPAADKVSIAVVQVPKISNFTDFDSLAREDDVALYYARHPSDLAGADAVILPGSKNTTEDLLFLRENGWPQALYDFMAQKKPVIGICGGYQMMGEAVCDPERTESDIGRVEGLHLLGVTTTFVSRKLTSQVTADCRELPFLGETLSIPDLSGYEIHMGRTESGGDDVYPFIVTGRAGQPCQSPAGAARKDGLAWGTYIHGLFDNDEFRRQFLNGLRKQKGWDALPVTRHYRQEKEAKYDRLARIVRQSLDMKRLRQIMEEGIQ
- the cbiB gene encoding adenosylcobinamide-phosphate synthase CbiB — translated: MITVLTAFIVDFIIGDPHTKLHPVALIGRWISLLERLFYNEKSTKWEHFILGGLTVVITLLFVYNITLVLVLALEFLPNEHWSYIIQGVLLSFMICPRSLAKAGREVYRYLVRHHLRIAQLKVGKIVGRDTDHLDSPEVTRATVETIAENTVDGIVSPLFFFAIGGLPLAVVYRAANTLDSMIGYKNDKYIYFGRVAARVDDVLNYIPARLTGLLFIAVAACLGYDAKGAWRIMRRDASKHPSPNGGYAEATVAGALGIRLGGHNRYFGKDTFREYMGDADHELEPQYIRKTIYLMYGVSLTVGVLTALLSLGLYGLWS
- a CDS encoding GHMP family kinase ATP-binding protein codes for the protein MELTVRVPGSCGEVMQGIWQDEPFLITCPIDRYSTVVVRPGRGRLLGGGEKARRALDLGRTYCRCQDLPYDFFLTSDLPPGKGMASSSADICAVLAAVAAVCQKSLSQQDIGRLAASIEPTDGVFCQGMAMIQPETGAIWHVFPEVPFLAIAVFDVGGTVDTVAFHRVHRDRIRPVQAPLFLGLQLLTASLTDRHLGLAASLSALANQPWLPKPDFTAFLQAALDHPAVVGVNVAHSGTVAGVFFGCEASPASREAVIDTLCRQFPQWSYRETVQLQPGGIFTEIR
- the cobD gene encoding threonine-phosphate decarboxylase CobD; amino-acid sequence: MIQRFEHGGNVYQPSPKGKAWLDFSANINPLGLSPAVRQALAAHLDQVVHYPDPAGTALRQALEQAYGVPGGSIVLGNGAAELFYLYMHTFRPQRVLLPVPSFSEYERAARAAGAVVDYGYLKEDDGFAFPWKELRQACGQSDCIVLGNPNNPTGTLAAADEIMALAEVGARKGTDILVDESFLDFLESDEAYSVLRQAWDRDNLFVIRSLTKFYALPGLRLGFGVTSPLRRGLMEGHKDVWNVNVLAQYAGVAGLRDRAYQQASRQLVQQEKEWLYGQMKKIPGLCVYPPCVNFIFWKLTGDGARTADLAEVLKAQGLLIRDCANYPGLSAAYGRTAVRTHEENERFVALLAENIR